The proteins below come from a single Magallana gigas chromosome 10, xbMagGiga1.1, whole genome shotgun sequence genomic window:
- the LOC105342715 gene encoding putative defense protein: protein MQNLVLLAALVFIPGVTPYPYGPPLGACMSMFPKGHGVDAQKSPPPFEILVNSTSYREADVIQITINTTGLHGVSYYEGMMIQARRSACDLDKPTKSHGKFSLQANEWFLDTMDCESNLQSAVVHKNHSHVESNMFYWTAPAPTGHIYFIGTIVKNKTLFWTNVLSPLIKDVTSNEEVKACSGVTSIHGCTLTSIIILLFSAILFLR, encoded by the exons ATGCAGAACTTGGTGCTTCTGGCAGCATTGGTCTTCATCCCCGGGGTAACACCTTACCCCTATGGACCACCACTGGGAGCTTGTATGAGCATGTTTCCCAAGGGTCACGGAGTGGATGCCCAAAAGTCGCCCCCGCCTTTCGAAATACTGGTAAACTCAACGTCATACAGAGAGGCTGATGTTATTCAAA TCACAATAAATACGACTGGTCTCCACGGGGTGTCGTACTATGAAGGCATGATGATACAGGCCCGTAGGTCCGCCTGTGATCTCGACAAACCGACCAAGAGCCACGGGAAGTTCTCTCTACAGGCCAACGAATGGTTCCTCGATACAATGGACTGTGAAAGCAATCTACag AGCGCCGTGGTGCACAAGAACCACAGTCACGTGGAGAGCAACATGTTTTATTGGACGGCCCCGGCGCCCACAGGCCACATTTATTTCAT AGGTACCATAGTGAAAAACAAGACCTTGTTTTGGACCAATGTTCTCTCCCCGCTCATCAAAGACGTGACCTCCAACGAAGAGGTCAAGGCCTGTAGTGGCGTGACCTCCATTCACGGCTGCACTCTGACCTCAATCATCATTCTACTTTTCTCCGCCATTTTATTTTTACGATGA
- the LOC105342714 gene encoding uncharacterized protein, whose product MASIGHLLGTFLALDRVNTNFTYTLVYRGCFKVIPHQEFRLDLLILAAISTILLAFSTQRTKRKLHLLNGRPGLVFPMDVMKRSQRFSYAAAFGTLAQLCASMVFDAKHAFTYDGPAYLKVFIALVSMLIYGMGYFPLFAGITVGSPMGYFIATLFFWVFTTEFFQIYFVHKKWLFPI is encoded by the exons ATGGCATCTATTGGACACCTATTAGGAACCTTCCTGGCATTAGACAGAGTGAACACAAACTTCACATACACACTAGTTTA TAGAGGCTGTTTTAAGGTTATCCCTCACCAGGAATTCCGGCTAGATCTACTTATCCTGGCG GCAATATCAACTATACTTTTGGCATTTTCTACACAACGAACAAAACGAAAACTTCATTTGTTAAATGGACGACCAGGTCTCGTATT CCCAATGGATGTAATGAAGAGGTCTCAAAGATTTTCATACGCTGCTGCATTTGGAACACTAGCACAACTTTGTGCATCTATGGTGTTTGATGCTAAACATGCCTTTACTTACGACGGACCAGCTTATCTAAAag TTTTCATAGCCCTGGTATCCATGTTGATATATGGCATGGGTTACTTCCCCTTGTTTGCAGGAATTACCGTAGGAAGCCCAATGGGATACTTCATAGCAACCTTATTCTTTTGGGTTTTTACGACtgaattttttcagatttatttTGTACACAAGAAATGGTT atttCCTATTTGA